The Euwallacea similis isolate ESF13 chromosome 13, ESF131.1, whole genome shotgun sequence genomic interval tagtttgaaccttaaacagtactgagactttgagtctcagctaattacaatttgatgggttagttatataaaggaattgtgtttctacgtaaatatacattctaattaagttctaatattgtccttaggtttccatgagaaaatagtacaagaaataatgtaagaggttaatacatatatgatatTATTACGTATGCGTAACCCGGGGTGCTTTAcagttgaaatgaaaatttaatatgtgtCATTGATGTGTAGCTGTAGTTTTGCTTGCTAAATGTAGTGGTTAGATActcttattaattattttgaatgtaACCTGTTTTGCAGTTTATATTGTGTTGTGTAATGAATCATTGTGTTTTTTATAGTGACGAAAGCACGTCAGAGTCAGCACCCTCAAGTGCAAATTCAGATTCTAGTTGAACATTGCCCGCCATCCATTTTTAGGGATATTTAGcaagaatttcatttatttattttatttttatttcattcatttattttaattattagttatagttagtgttttattattttttaattaaatgtaccTGTAGGATTTCGGCTTTAgtaaataacataattatagtttttataTGATCTATTATCTGCTAAGACCACTCGGAAAGCAAGCCCAAGACGCACTACTATACCATTTACTATCATCCCTATATGTAAACCATACGGTCCCTTATCAAGGGGACATTAGACCCGTCAACATCACCTTAAATCTCATAAATAGTGTCTATCCTCCActttaaacctaaatataataaatctaaagcttTATCTTAGTTATAATATTGGTTGAGTTTTTGTGTCGACTTTAATAGCATTTTGGTGTTCATAACTCAACAGTACCCAAATTCTACAATTAAAAgtcaattatattgtttttacttactttgaaagttttttttttgactctTTGAAGAGCCGGTGGCACTGGTTTTCAAATATGGTTTCTGTGTGCCGATTGACTCTTATAAGGGACaagagaaaatgaaattgtctTTATTGGATTATGGGTGTTTTGACTTAGAGAAACTTTGCCTCTGGATTGAAggactgtataataaaacgtttctcttGCACTTCTGGATGATATAATTTGGtacaagtttaaataaatatggtgattaagGGACACTTGCTGTGAGGTCTCCTTACAGTGAGAGAGCTGAAAAAACTGCCCTATTGAATCTTAAATACCACATTCAGGGATCggcacccataggcgtactccaaTAGAAACCTTGTCGACAAAGAGGGTGCTCTTAATAGCAGCCGTTAGAAATGTGGTGCTATTGCACGACAATACAAATGGAGAGAAAGTTAGTCCCTTTCGAGGAACCATCATCATTCAAACAAAGGATTCCCCACATCTGGGCATTCTGGAATAATGTCAATTAGTGACCGTTCATAGGCGTCGCCTCTGGGTGCATGACAAAGTACAATAACTAACGTAAAGATACaaagttataatattaatagccGTATGTGAATGTGCTTATCTAATCACTAGGTATAATCTTAAAATCAGTCATGAACATGCCCCCCACCTTGAAAGCGTCCACTTTCAATAACACTTTCTGTTTTAGTCACTATCAGTCTTATCATTACATGGGAGCGGACATATCTTAGCAAAACTTCGCTTTACTTCACCGCGAACAGTCTTTATGGTAGCCACTCTGGCCACTCCGTCCTTGCCTGGATGGACACTTAAGATCCGTCCAAGTCTCCAATTCATCACTGGTGTGTTGTCTTCTTTGATGATAACCAAGGTACCAACCTTCAGTTGATGCTGGTTCCTTTTCCAACGAACTCGCTGTTGCAGCTCAGACACCACCTCCTTATGCCATCTATCCCAAAAATGCTGGCGCATTTGTTCAATCAGTTGGAATCGGTTTAGCCGATTAGTAGCGATCGTCCTTAAATCGGGTTCTGGAAGGGCGACTAAGGGTCGTCCAATTAACAGGTGAGCCGGGGTTAAAGGATTCAAATCGATAGGATCGGTTGAAAGAGGGCTAAGTGGTCGGGAGTTTAATACTGCTTCTACCTGGGTAAGAAGGGAGTACAATTCCTCAAAGGTCAGTACTTGAGCACCCAAAATCCGTTTTAAATGATACTTACTAGATTTAACACCCGCTTCCCAAAGACCGCCAAAATGGGGCGAGCTAGGGGGAATAAAGCGCCATTCGATACTCTCATTTGTCATGGCATTGACTATATCGCCttgtgttttttgtaaaaaggTACCGAAGTTTGACAACTCAGACTGAGCGGCCTTGAAGTTAGTGCCATTGtctgaataaattaatgtcGGTTTGCCCCGACGTGATATGAACCTCTTTAAAGCCAAGATAAAGGAATCTTTACTCAAGTCTGATACAAGTTCTAAATGTATTGCTCGGGACGCAAAGCAGATGAATAATGCCATCCAACATTTGGAAGGTTTTGATCCACGACCCTTTCGATCTTTCACTAAGTACGGTCCTGCGTAATCAACTCCACATACCTTAAAGGGGAATTCTGCCAGTAGGCGTTCCTTGGGTAAATTACCCATCAGTGGTGTTTCAATCTTTGGATTATATTTAAAGCACAGGGCGCATTTTCTGTAAGTTAATTTCGCTAAATTTCTTCCCCCAATAACCCAAAATTTGTCCCGTATGGAGGAATGCAACTGCTGAGGTCCGGCATGCAATAGCCGATGATGCtcgtattgaaaaatgagtttagtgAGCTTATGTTTAGAGTCTAACAGTATAGGATGCCTTTTCTCATAGGAATAATTTGACTCCGTCAGTCTGCCACCCACTCGTAGCATTGACTGTTCCGCCAAAAAGGGCGTAAGTCCCAAAATTCTACTCTTATGACTGAGCTCAGTGTTTGTCATGAGATTAGAGATATCTTCAGGAAACGATTGCTCTTGGGCAATCTTTATTAAGCGAATTTCGGCATTGGCTATTTCCGCACTAGTTAACGCCCCACCTCGCTCTGTGGTGCTGGGTTTACCCTTTGCCGTACAGTTTCGTAGAAAACGAAACATATAGGCCACTGTACGTTTGATTCGATGATAGCTcgaaaatctttcaaatggaaattcaCTGTTATATACTGTGAGAAACGCTcgggaaataattttcatttcgggtaaattttcgtttcgcCGAAATTTAGACGGCCATGTCGAGGGGTTACCTTTCAGCCAATTCGGTCCATGAAACCACATTTCCGATTCTAGCATTTGAGATGGAGTTAACCCTCTAGACAATAAATCTGCGGGGTTGTCCTTCGAAGGGACATGCCGCCACACATAATCGTGCGTGATCGCTTGAATTTCTGCAACACGAGTGTTTACGAAGGTTTTCAGTAGATTTGGAGAGATTTTTAACCACCCAAGTACCACTGATGAGTCACACCATAAGACGCAttcgtcaaattttatattgatagaGGATGTGACCTTTAATAAAAGACGAGATAGCACCAACGCACCGCAAAGTTCGAGTCTGGGCAGAGTAAGGGTATGAAGCGGGGCAACCTTGGCCTTTGCGCATAGAAGTCTAACATGCACATCTCCATTTTCATCAACCGACCGAAGATAAATGCACCCTCCGTATGCTGCTTCTGAGCTATCGGAGAATCCATGTATCTGTACCTTAATTGCCCCCGTACACCGAACATATCTGGGTATCCGTAAGGTATTTAATCTTACAAGCTGGTTTCTAAATTGTTGCCAAGCGGTATGAATGCTGGTGGGAACCGCTTCATCCCAGGATAGTTTTTCTAGCCATAAAGCTTGCAATAGGATTTTCGCTTTGATGATACATGCTGCAAGCAGTCCCAGAGGGTCAAATATTTGTGCCGTACCAGCTAAAATCGTGCGTTTGGTGACTGGAAACTCCTTGGATATTGTACCTATATTATACGTCAGGGTATCAGCCTGACAATGCCATATTAACCCTAACGTCTTTGCTGGCTCGTTTTCGCCAAAGTTCAACGTTTGATTTGTCGAATCAGAAGATTCGACGTACCTCAGTGCGTTTTTCTCATTCGAGAAAAACTTACGCAGCTTGAAACAACCCTCGTTCAATATATGAGATATGTCGCGGGCAATTTCGGCCGCCTCTTCTAACGTATCAGCTCCTGTTAAAAGATCGTCCACGTACATGTCATTTTTTATAGCTTGTGACACTCTTGCATTTGATTTTTCGCATTCAAAGGCTAATTGGAACAAACATCTTATCGCTAGAAACGGAGCGGAGCTTGTTCCATAGGTGATCGTCTTTAGTTCGTAAACTTCCACCGGTTTCTGTGCATTATCACGCCATAAAATCCTTTGTAAGGACCGTTGGTCGGGTTCGATCAGAATTTGCCGGTACATTTTCTCAACGTCGGCGGCAACTACGTACCGATGCTGCCGAAACCGCAATAGGATTGACATTAGATCCCTTTGTATGGTAGGACCGATCATCTGAAGATCGTTAAAACTGACCCCGGTCGACGTTTTCATGGAACCATTAAAGACAACTCGAAGCCTTGTTGTTCTGGCTTCGTCACGTACTACGGCATGATGTGGCATATAGTATGCGTGCTTATGTAGCATTGCGCTTGACACCCTTTGCATATGCCCTAATTTTATGTATTCGGTCATGAATTCGACATATTGAGATTTTAGATTTGGGTTTGAATCGAGTTTTCGTTCGAGCGCAAAGAATTGCCTTTTTGCTTGATGAAATGAATCACCGAGATCGTCAGGAGAAGATTTGAGCGGGATGCGTACTAGAAACCTTCCGTTTTCTAATCGGACGGTGTGttgattaaaatgattttcacaCGCTATTTCTTCCTCGGATTGACTAGATTGAGATGAAAACCCTTCTTCTATCTCCCAAAACCGcgataattgattttgaatgtCAATTTCTTGTGTCAAGTGAcagtacatattatttttcgggTGACTAGGAAATGTCTCAATCGATCCTGAAACTACCCATCCCAGTCTTGTTTTCTGTAAAATCGGTTTATTCTTTCCGAGAGAGATCTGACCAACGCAAATCAGCGACCAGAAAACTTCCGCCCCGATTAACATGTCAATTTCACTAGGTTCACCATACCCTGGATCGGATAATTTTATGTTCGAGGGtatgttataattttgtgTGTTAACACGTACACTCGGCAAGTTTCCCGTTATGTTAGGAAGTACTAGACacgatatttttcttttgaaggcATTGTACAACGATTCGATTATGATATCACACTTGTGTTTTACACTCGACCTTAGTTGATTTAAACCTGTTACAGTCATGTTGATTTCCTGTTTATTCAGCTTTAATCTTTCAACTACCTCTCCACGTATGAAGTTAGATTGAGATCCTGAATCTAATAGTACCCGGATGTTAATTGATCTCTTTTCGGGAGTCGAAACTTTCGCTAACGCGGTGCTAAGAAGCACATGTGCTGGATGAGCAGAATTCACACAAAGAGTGCTAGTTTCTTGTACCTGACCCGATCTCTTTTCGGTGGACGCATTGGAGCCCGGACTATTGTTCCCCGTATCATGGTTTCCGGTACCCGAAATATTAGATCGGGTTCCAGATTGAAAATTCTGCGAGGGATTAGCGTTGAGACGCCTATCCAAATGTAACAACGTGTGGTGCTTTAATGAGCACCGTTGACAAGGACGTCCCCTACACACTTTACTATGGTGTCCGAACTTTAAGCAGTTTATGCAAAGTTTAAGTTCTTGTATCCGTTTGATACGTTCTTGTACGTTTAgacttgataatttttcacaatttgcgGTTACATGCTCTTGGTTacaaattgcgcaatttgaCGTCCCCGTAACTAACCCTCGTACTTCCCTTTGCTGCCtgtattttaattcattcttGGGTTCTTGTGCCTGAGTCTGGTTCATCTTTATTGTTTCTAATAAAACAGccttattctttaaaaatttcttcatatccTCCAGAGACGGGGAGGTGTTCTCAAGATCCCTTTTCGTTTTATATTCCTCCCATTCCCGTGATGTGACGCTGTCTAGTTTTGAACTTatcagaaaaatgattaacgTGTCCACGGTGGGCTCCTTCACCTGTTCGAGGCATCGCATATGTTTAGAGACCGTATCTATTAGCCATCTTATACGCTCTGCCGAAGCCTTTGATATAGATTCGATTTGAAAAAGAGCTTTTACATGATTCTGAACTAACACGCGGGGGTTATTGTACCTTTCTAACAACAGCATCCACGCTACTTCGTAATTGCTTGCCGAAAATTCCAAAGATTTTATAACCAACGCCGCAGCTCCCATCAAGCTACCTctcaaataatgaaatttctgaatGTTACTCAGAACCGTACTAGCATGGATCATTGATTCAAATGTGTCCCGATACTCTAGCCAAGTTTGAAAGTTACCATCAAATTTAGGTATGTCTATGGGAGGAAGCTTAACATTTGTATCATGAGAAGCATTACGCCTAATCGAGGTTGGAGATGACGCAGACTTATTATTACTTAGGTCATTTGATTcttgcaaaaaagtttctaaatgatGTTTAGCTctagaaattaaatcaaaatattggtTGGTAAATAAGGTGCGTTCTGCGAGATCTACATCCGCGCTATTCTCCTCACTTTCAATTTTGGCTTGAATTTCTTCATACTCGAAAAGGACGTTGTCCAAGGCATCTATTCTCGTTTGAAGTTGTCGATAATCGAGCTCTGTGACTGTTTGGTCACTTAGCTGCTTCTCAAATCCTCCCAAAAAGGTTTTGAAAAGGGtcattttggattttaatgCCGCTCTTTTACGGATACTGTTTGGTTGAGCCATTGTACAATATTCAGTAACCTGTTCTTAATTTATTGCCCTCTCCCTTGTTTAGATTCCCGCTGTACACTTCAAGAAAAGGGCACTGTaacgtttttccttttcttggGTACCTATGTACTTTTGGCACCAATCCTTGAATTTAGACCCAAGGATTTGATCACCGTTTGAAATTGTTTCCCTAATCACCGCGTCAAGTCAGCATAAATTTCAGAGGATAAAGGGATTAATTGGAACCGACTCACCCAGTATGATTTGCATCTTGATTTTGCCGTGCTCCGTTTCCCAGCTGCGTTCTCCAGGTTTTTCTTGTACTGTCTTTATCACAATGTCTTGACACTTTCTTGACGACGTACTAACTTTCGGCACCTTTGGTTATCAACACAATTTCACCGTACAGCCCTGCTTctatccggctcgaaggaccatgTTTTGACTTAGAGAAACTTTGCCTCTGGATTGAAggactgtataataaaacgtttctcttGCACTTCTGGATGATATAATTTGGtacaagtttaaataaatatggtgattaagGGACACTTGCTGTGAGGTCTCCTTACAGTGAGAGAGCTGAAAAAACTGCCCTATTGAATCTTAAATACCACATTCAGGGATCggcacccataggcgtactccaaTAGAAACCTTGTCGACAAAGAGGGTGCTCTTAATAGCAGCCGTTAGAAATGTGGTGCTATTGCACGACAATACAAATGGAGAGAAAGTTAGTCCCTTTCGAGGAACCATCATCATTCAAACAAAGGATTCCCCACATCTGGGCATTCTGGAATAATGTCAATTAGTGACCGTTCATAGGCGTCGCCTCTGGGTGCATGACAAAGTACAATAACTAACGTAAAGATACaaagttataatattaatagccGTATGTGAATGTGCTTATCTAATCACTAGGTATAATCTTAAAATCAGTCATGAACAATGGgatatagaaataaaagaatctaagaaaGATCGCTTCTGTTAGAACTCTAATTTCTTCGTTACAGTCAGAAGGCACGTGTTAACGGTCAAAAGATCTGTAAGGAACTAGCTACTAACGACTCACACTTTTACCACTCATGTGTATTAAAAAGGTCAAATACTGCAACCgttctcttgatttattgtcccGGTCATCTGGTTTTTATATGGGTGAAATATTAACTTCAAGTTAAAAAAGCCCAAAAATCCACACCTTCTTCTTTCTTCcgttttaagaaaaagagtcataaattgaacaaacttgactcttacagacaataaatttgagaacataaagactattgaattttggacgggaacacttgtatcagaaatccaacacAGTTAATTTTCGACACTGCATTGCGAGCATTATTTTTTGGTCCAGGAAAAAGTTTTATGATGTTGTGGGTGCGAATTCGTACTAACAGGTTATTCCTCTCTTTTTTCCACTTAGCAGTTTTATCCTTTCCAATATAGAAATTAGTCTTCTTATATTTTTCCTCACCAGACTTATCTGAATCAGAAGGATTTTCATCTGCACCTGAAGAAACTTCTTGCTCAAATCCTGATTCATGGTcgctattttccagaaaatcgTCCTCTGATTCATCTTCGTTGTCATCTGGAGGGCTTTCTTCTCCACTTGAAGCCTCTTCGTACCATCTCATCCAAACGGTAGGATCTCCACTGGTTTCCAAAcgtgcttttttaaattcagacATTTTGAAATCTGACATAATCAACAATacgattataaaaaaacaaatttatgcaGTATACAATTCAAAGAACATaccgaaaatatttattgttgttaaaaTGCAAACTGCACACACTGCAAAAATATTACGTGATAAGGCGCGTGGATTACAAATGTAATCCAAACGTCTTTAGCAGTCTCTCAATCTTGCAAACGCACCTGCTCCCATCTAATTTCATACTAAATAGGAGCACGCATATATTATCGACAACTACTCTAGTTGACAGTTCCgaatgttaattaattttcaaatagctGCCATAAGGAAATGATTGGACTACAATGGTAGTCCACGTGCCTACTGGAGGgttaaataatgacaaaatgttggtctaagtatgaatcAGGAGTTTGCTTAGCTGGGCAGATTACGAACTAtatttacgatcacatgtctagagcgagtactggtcaaagagagcaaaactACTACGCTCATCctttaagtactaaacccgaggagctccaaccaggggcgcaccactACCAGGAGCCCTTACGGGCTATGGCCGTGCCTGATATCATAAATCGCAGCCATCGGGtgaatacctatacaagtcgcttttattgaagtattgcagatCGCGGCAATGGCCCAATTTAGAAAGTGTTAAAGAGCgggtaggttttatttttaatgaaatacacGCACGTGTcctcaaacaactttattctcGCCTTTTTAGGAATCGAATGCCCAACATACCAAAGATGCATCAGGGTCACCCCCGAGggcatctgtttatcttcaaaagaattaacacataccattccaccttcttcccacgctcgcAACCCTCAATCATTCTATTCACACTTATGTTAGGACAAAACTGATATTTGAgtcgttttctgcattttatgtttcagccaagatgataaacagactctCCATCTTTACGACTAAtggtttattctaatttaatataggGCTAAACAATAGAgggtatatacatatgtatttgaTTATGGAAACTAGTTATAAtaaaagcttcctttgacgaATAGCGTATTTCTCAGCAATGAAGAGCCCTTTGATATAGCCTGATGGGTACGGTTGCttggcgcccagatggaatcctcaAAATAAGTATCGATATACATGGGCGTCACTTAAAGGATGAAAGTACGAACAAaataactaagcaaactatatcagaaacaataacctaaagccCTTAACATACAGTTGTTGGAGTCTTAAGGGAAAAGCcttctgacaccaggtattcttttgtacgtggGTACCGCCACGTCAAATCAGGACGATGGTCGAGACAAAACACTACCGTAACGTCAACAAATCTATATTTAAGAATCTGTGATAACTATTACTGAACTAAGTGCGTTAGAATCTCAAGTATCAATTTGGAGGAAGGTCGGATCTTTGTTTATTCGTAGAGTTCCACTCTCAATCTGCCCAAAAAAAGGACGCAGGGAAAACgagcagaatttggtttcggcccattttgttctagttgaccaatcagaacacaaatttggtaggttcccacgaacttaggatttttagattgaatgagaaaaaacagaccttaaaaggtttttgcaattaacgtcttaacacatgtgattctgcgaagggccaaatcactgataaggactggtgagtggcgacagagtcacggtgtgttaagtgtactcgagaatatttttacctaatggttctcacggtcaaaccagaacatccctcaagttgagcgatttatgtatTGGTTATCGCTTCGTTTGAGATGAGGCATAACAGATGATTTGGGCGGGTATCCAACACAGTCATAACTCATTGCAACAATTTATTAGAGCGAAGCCTCTAAGATTTGGCTATAAGTTATGGGCTATATGCGGTGAGACTAGTGACTGCCACAATTTTTCCTTATACTATGGCAAAAAAACATCTGAAATTCATCCTGAATATGCTTTAGGAACAAGAGTGATATTGAACATGACACAAATCTTGAGTGATCCAAATAGTTATACGCTTTATTTTGACAACTTCTTTAGTAGCAAAAAGTTGTTTTGTAAAGTAAATGAATTAAAGTTTGAAGCAACCGGTACTATTAGAGAAAACAGAACCCAAAAGTGTCCCTTAAAATCACCTAAGGAGCTTGGAAAAAGTGCATGAGGCGCATTTGATTTTCGTTTCgatcaaattaatgaaatttttattgtaaaatggaaTGACAATAAATGTGTATCTGTTGCAACTAACTTTGACAGTGTTGAACCCTTAGCATTTACTGAAAGATGGAGTAACGAAAAAGACGAATTTCTATACATAAGccaaaagtaatttataattataatcaTTTTATGGATGAAGTAGACCAACACGATTGGCCTTTAGAAAAACATGTTATAGCTGTCAAAGGAAAGAAGTGGTACTGGTGTTTAGTAATTTGTATAATCGATATGGCTGTAGTAAATTCGTGTTTGATCCAcaaatatacggggtgtcccgaaaatcaatgtcaaaaatggtatcacgagattatttgggtcaaaacattaagatttaggtcaaaagttatttgaaaaaagtttctcatttagatgctattggcgatcaaagttcttgaaaaaaaacatactttttgttatatctcgagaatgcttcaatggattttaattcATTAGTATAGGGATTACtttcatgtaacattcatgTCTTTTCGCAATAtgaaagtggtaaattcttaaccatcttcgtacaaaaattatcagaacttttcgTTGGGTAGCTGCATCATATcggtttttttctgatgatacattagtcctttctccaacttttctatctcttggaaatttctcgtacggttaacatttcacatcgaaaaaaattattttcttttctcatacagaacaccaacttgccattccttcgataattatcAACACTTGTCAATGTGAACGCTGACGTCActtatgaaaaatgtcataaaaattaatcaaaagactgaactcataaaaaattttttcgtCCAAAGCAATTGTAAAGACTTTAAAGGAAGTATTTGGATTTGAAGCATTCTTTCCAAATCAAGTGGCCTCTATAAACGCTGTACTATCAAAAAAAGATGTTTTGGTAGTCATGCCAACTGGAGGAGGAAAGAGTTTAATTTATCAGTTACCAGCAGCAATGTCTCAAAACCTGACAATAGTCATCTCGCCCTTAATTGCCCTGATCCAGGACCAGTTAGCAGCTTTGTCGAAATTTGGTGTTGATTCTGCCACCTTAAATTCAGAGATGCCACCAGGAGAGaagaaaaatgtaatgaaaaaattgacaaacaagaagttgaaaataattctTGTGACCCCTGAGTTTTTTGCTagatcaaaaaattttatgaataagtTACCAAAGCTGCATCATGAGTCTTGTATCAACCTATTTGTTAttggtaaataattttgatttggttctatttttttcattggcATTTCATTCATGCATTCCTACATATTACATGGAACCATTTTTCAGATGAAGTTCACTGTTGTTCTCAATGGGGCCACGATTTTCGACCGGACTACCAGACCCTTTCCTtaataaaaactcaattttctgGAGTGCCTCTATTAGGCTTGACTGCGACCGCAACTGTTGACGTTTTAGTGGATATTCAAAAAATGCTAGATTTGACTGATCCAGTTATAATTACTTCTCCTTATAACCGGCCCAATCTTTACTACAAGGTGAGTACAAACGAACAGTGAACAGGTTAaactatttctttttataatttaaacaattccAATTCctaagtttttctaatttcaggTCGTACATAAACCTGATAATGTTCAAGATGCTCAAACCTTAGTGTATAACTTTATAAAGAATGACTTTGCTAATGCGACTGGCATCATTTACGCTGCAACATCTAACGAATGCGATCAGCTGACCACATTTTTGCGTAAGAAGAATATTAAAGCAGTCCCTTATTATGCGAACATGAGTTCTGAAGCAAAAAACAAAGTCCATAAGAAATGGTTCACTGGCATTTATAAAGTTATAGTGGCTACAATTGCTTTTGGAATGGGCATTGGTAAAGTTAAACAATAGTGACATATCTGtacttaaatatatttttttagataaatctGATGTTCGGTTTGTGATTCATTTCTCATTGCCCAAAAGTCTTGAGTCTCTTTATCAAGAGACTGGTAGAGCAGGAAGGAACGGACTCAAAGCTCATTGTATTTTAATGTACAACTTATTTGATTGGCTCAAGGCCTATGCGTATACACAAAACACCAAAGAAGAAAACAGCATAAcacaaatcttaaaatattgtaCGGATATTCAGACGTAAGTTAGCTCGATGAtgttttagataaaattgtttaggtgattaaattaaatttgcacaTAATAAAACTTGTGTCTTGTTATTTTAGGTGCAGGCGCAAACTGATCTCcgaatattttgatgataCTTGGAGGGCCCTGGACTGCCTCAAGATGTGCGATCATTGTTCGGAACCTAAAGAAGACTTCATTACATACGATGTACAACCATGTTTAgcaactattttaaaaatacttaaccAGCTACGAAACATGGACGAGTCTGTGACCCTAAACAAATTGTTCGGGTCGTGGTTTCGAACCTGCCCGAAAAAGCTTGCTCTTCCTGAAGAACCTAAACCTAAGTTCAGCAAAGAACAAGCCCAATttatcatttcattttttattttgaataactGTTTGTCAGTCAAGCGAGGATACTCGTTGATGTCTACATTTGCTATAATCTATAGCAGACTGGGGAAAGAGCCCAATCTTCcaatttatatgaaatatgaTGGAGTGTTGAAAGGTGTTCAGTGCGCAGATTCGCGAAATGAACTAAAAACGATTAATCTCAGTGGATCCTCATCAACAGTCATTAAAAGAGAATCAGATGAAAGTAGTATTAAGAATAAAAAGCAAAAGCTTCACTAAAAAGTTCTTTGACTTAGGGCAGAACGAAAGGATAATAA includes:
- the LOC136413182 gene encoding ATP-dependent DNA helicase Q1-like, translating into MPTGGGKSLIYQLPAAMSQNLTIVISPLIALIQDQLAALSKFGVDSATLNSEMPPGEKKNVMKKLTNKKLKIILVTPEFFARSKNFMNKLPKLHHESCINLFVIDEVHCCSQWGHDFRPDYQTLSLIKTQFSGVPLLGLTATATVDVLVDIQKMLDLTDPVIITSPYNRPNLYYKVVHKPDNVQDAQTLVYNFIKNDFANATGIIYAATSNECDQLTTFLRKKNIKAVPYYANMSSEAKNKVHKKWFTGIYKVIVATIAFGMGIDKSDVRFVIHFSLPKSLESLYQETGRAGRNGLKAHCILMYNLFDWLKAYAYTQNTKEENSITQILKYCTDIQTCRRKLISEYFDDTWRALDCLKMCDHCSEPKEDFITYDVQPCLATILKILNQLRNMDESVTLNKLFGSWFRTCPKKLALPEEPKPKFSKEQAQFIISFFILNNCLSVKRGYSLMSTFAIIYSRLGKEPNLPIYMKYDGVLKGVQCADSRNELKTINLSGSSSTVIKRESDESSIKNKKQKLH